The following coding sequences are from one Gadus morhua chromosome 10, gadMor3.0, whole genome shotgun sequence window:
- the LOC115552843 gene encoding uncharacterized protein LOC115552843 translates to MLNTGAVLLLLIGVTEGVKTFCDATQPHITTQCFGSLGGTVEILLPTMTSQDDIYKLKINNIVVLSKSSETTNFQYSFNISTGIFTIKDINWSDSGTYSMEVHNASGREVENTKCFLTIQAPVSSPLLSRECLSRGQQRVSCSAGGDGLHYSWSLDGLPLNDPRLLSGPGSASEVTLEPGRSGLLSCSVRDNVSEATANITLSVCDGLVPIIAASLSTMALLLIVALGVYCAKKHKTSKDTTEAEDVTYADVSVLQRRGQRREQGEGEVEYAAVRVAPGPRRTLETNVDECVYAQPRRTRP, encoded by the exons ATGCTCAACACGGGGGCTGTGCTGCTGTTACTAATTGGTGTGACCGAAG GTGTGAAGACCTTCTGCGacgccacacagccacacatcacAACGCAGTGCTTTGGCTCTCTGGGAGGAACCGTTGAAATCCTGCTGCCTACTATGACCTCACAAGATGATATCTACAAACTGAAGATAAACAATATTGTGGTTTTGTCCAAGAGCAGTGAGACAACAAACTTTCAATATTCGTTTAATATCAGTACTGGAATATTTACTATAAAGGACATCAACTGGTCGGACAGCGGTACATACTCAATGGAAGTACATAATGCATCTGGAAGGGAAgtagaaaatacaaaatgttttttaaccattcaaG CCccggtctcctctcccctcctgtcccggGAGTGTCTGTCCCGGGGACAGCAGAGGGTGTCCTGCTCTGCCGGGGGGGACGGGCTCCACTACAGCTGGAGTCTAGACGGACTCCCGCTGAACGACCCGCGTCTCCTCTCCGGACCCGGTAGCGCTAGTGAGGTCACTCTGGAGCCGGGCCGGTCGGGACTGCTCAGCTGCTCGGTCCGGGACAACGTGAGCGAAGCCACGGCTAACATcaccttgtctgtgtgtgacg GGCTCGTCCCTATAATAGCTGCTTCCCTGTCAACGATGGCTCTGCTCCTGATAGTAGCATTGGGAGTCTACTGCGCAAAAAAGCACAAAACCTCAAAAG ACACCACAGAAGCAGAAGATGTAACCTACGCAGACGTCTCTGTGCTCCAGCGTCGGGGGCAgcggagagagcagggggagggggaggtggagtacGCGGCGGTCAGGGTGGCTCCAGGCCCCAGGCGGACGCTGGAGACCAATGTGGACGAGTGTGTGTACGCTCAGCCCCGGAGGACGAGGCCCTGA
- the LOC115552043 gene encoding uncharacterized protein LOC115552043, translating into MVASKSYGSITMKPQFDLRFTMEEGASDFNLILQNVTKGDEAYYFCSQSSLYSWDNCTFLSVKDHNDNRFVSQTVVQQPVSASAQLGDPVALQCSITSQRTDHSNQCQGEPSVYWFRSGSGPSHPAAIYMNWNSSGECQNSSGPPSAPQSCVYTLPKNNVDSSDAGTYYCALAACGEAVFGSGTTLDITQPNHHLVILVHRMMSSCCLLVIVILILIIHYRFDRKTDSLNYAALEFNGRKKTNGGKKNSERTQENRLLALVNVIVLISPYESFHCLIQVCPREVKMADHIIDQRIRTYFNQVTSAERLPPLTYDADHRHRDGTAESSPLLATAIDSSPLRAADVDSSLLIAADENASLAAAFEKVSRTVAES; encoded by the exons ATGGTTGCTTCGAAATCGTATGGATCAATTACAATGAAGCCCCAGTTTGATTTAAGATTCACAATGGAAGAAGGTgcttctgactttaatctcatcCTTCAAAACGTCACTAAAGGTGATGAAGCTTATTATTTCTGTAGCCAATCCTCACTTTACTCCTGGGACAATTGcacctttctgtctgtcaaaG ATCACAATGACAACAGATTTGTCTCCCAGACTGTGGTCCAACAGCCTGTGTCTGCATCAGCTCAGCTGGGAGACCCTGTGGCTCTCCAGTGCTCTATTACCTCCCAGAGGACGGACCACAGTAACCAGTGCCAGGGGGAACCCAGTGTGTACTGGTTCAGATCTGGATCAGGACCATCTCACCCTGCTGCCATTTACATGAATTGGAACAGCAGTGGTGAATGTCAGAATAGTTCTGGGCCTCCGtctgctccacagagctgtgtctacactctccccaagAACAATGTAGACTCCTCTGATGCTGGGACCTACTACTGTGCCCTGGCAGCATGTGGGGAAGCTGTGTTTGGAAGTGGAACTACGCTGGACATAACAC AGCCCAACCATCATCTGGTGATCTTGGTGCATCGGATGATGTCATCTTGCTGTCTGCTTGTGATTGTAATCCTCATTTTAATAATACATTACAGGTTT GACAGGAAAACAGATAGTTTGAACTATGCAGCGTTGGAGTTCAATGGCAGAAAAAAAACCAACGGAGGGAAGAAGAACAGTGAAAGGACTCAGGAGA ACAGACTTTTGGCGCTGGTTAATGTGATCGTGCTGATTTCACCCTACGAGAGCTTCCACTGTCTGATCCAGGTGTGTCCCAGGGAGGTGAAAATGGCAGATCACATTATTGATCAACGCATCAGGACCTACTTCAACCAAG TGACCAGCGCAGAGAGACTGCCACCGCTGACCTACGACGCCGATCACCGCCATCGAGATGGCACCGCTGAGAGCTCACCGCTGCTTGCCACCGCCATCGACAGCTCACCGCTGAGAGCCGCCGACGTCGACAGCTCACTGCTGATCGCCGCCGACGAGAATGCATCACTGGCCGCCGCCTTTGAGAAGGTGTCGCGGACCGTCGCTGAGAGCTAG
- the LOC115552296 gene encoding uncharacterized protein LOC115552296, which translates to MYFAMITLSTALLIQAQESPRLVSMESAGLGDTVTLHCEAQQMDCSNLYWYKQCLGCYPEMVASKVFQVATMKPHINLTLTEVEGACVFNLIIQNVTKGDEANYFCQQYTRAYWNNGTFLSIKDDNHRFVSQTVVQQPVSASAQLGDPVSLECSITSQRTDHSSQCRGEPSVYWFRSGSGPSHSAAIYMNGNRRGECQNSSGPPSAPQSCVYTLPKNNVDSSDAGTYYCALAACGEVVFGNGIKLEITEPNRHLVTMVLGILLACCLAVITILFLTRNKKYVCDHRKGTLSASFHAPRDSQIQKQQDGETDSLNYAALEFSGRKTKGGKKNTERNQESVYSAVRET; encoded by the exons ATGTATTTTGCTATGATAACTCTGAGTACAGCAC TGTTGATTCAGGCCCAAGAGAGTCCTCGTTTGGTCTCCATGGAATCAGCAGGACTTGGGGATACTGTTACCCTTCATTGTGAAGCTCAGCAAATGGATTGCAGTAATTTATACTGGTACAAGCAATGTCTTGGATGTTATCCCGAAATGGTTGCTTCGAAAGTGTTTCAAGTAGCTACAATGAAGCCTCACATTAATTTAACATTGACAGAGGTAGAAGGTGCTTGTGTCTTTAATCTGATCATTCAGAACGTAACTAAAGGTGATGAAGCAAACTATTTCTGTCAACAATACACACGTGCTTATTGGAATAATGGCACCTTTCTGTCCATCAAAG ATGACAATCATAGGTTTGTCTCCCAGACTGTGGTCCAACAGCCTGTGTCGGCATCAGCTCAGCTGGGAGACCCTGTGTCTCTCGAGTGCTCTATTACCTCCCAGAGGACGGACCACAGTAGCCAGTGCAGAGGGGAACCCAGTGTGTACTGGTTCAGATCTGGATCAGGACCATCTCACTCAGCTGCCATTTACATGAATGGAAACAGGAGAGGTGAATGTCAGAATAGTTCTGGGCCTCCGtctgctccacagagctgtgtctacactctccccaagAACAATGTAGACTCCTCTGATGCTGGGACCTACTACTGTGCCCTGGCAGCATGTGGGGAAGTTGTGTTTGGAAATGGAATTAAACTGGAGATAACAG AACCCAACCGGCATCTTGTTACCATGGTGCTCGGAATACTTTTGGCTTGTTGTCTGGCTGTGATTACAATCCTCTTTCTAACCAGAAATAAAAAGTATGTTTGTGATCATCGCAAAG GAACTCTGAGTGCTTCCTTCCATGCTCCACGTGACTCACAGATTCAGAAACAACAG GATGGGGAGACAGATTCCTTAAACTACGCAGCGTTGGAGTTCTCTGGCAGGAAAACCAAAGGAGGGAAGAAGAACACTGAAAGGAATCAGGAGAGTGTGTATTCTGCTGTGAGAGAAACCTGA